The following are encoded in a window of Pseudalgibacter alginicilyticus genomic DNA:
- a CDS encoding alpha-L-fucosidase → MKHYRLYLLVFSSILLSNSFAQTPDKMDWWKDAKFGMFMHWGLYSQTAGYWEGRIAKGNEHFMIHEKISLEEYGNIANDFNPVNYNPEQWVLTAKQAGMKYIIITSKHHDGFAMFNSPSNNYNIVERTPYGKDPMKALVEACHKHNMKFGFYYSLGRDWEDPDVATNWPHKGGRSNLVDYPDEDKKVFNHYFERKVKPQIKELLTQYGKIDVIWFDTPELISPDESKQLRELILNIQPHCIINSRIKHGFGDYEVKEQKISEYLEVKPWEACITMGKNWGYIEYDTIYKSSELMTRQLLEIVSKGGNLLLNNGPTAKGEITELAQKRLKQIGDWIQKNSEGIYGSKPWKVQGEYLDGVKKQVHNVNLSEEEKAMKDNAYDATSKVIFPEVRFTTNKGAIFAYVCSVKENSVQIKTFSTKSKIKIKSVTRLDNSEKVVWKQTKTGLHLDIPEHSKNDIPITGFKIEVTQNLE, encoded by the coding sequence ATGAAGCATTACCGTTTATACCTTTTAGTTTTTAGCAGCATTTTATTAAGTAATAGTTTTGCGCAGACACCCGATAAAATGGATTGGTGGAAAGATGCAAAGTTTGGAATGTTTATGCATTGGGGTTTATACTCTCAAACAGCAGGCTATTGGGAGGGGCGTATAGCAAAAGGTAATGAGCACTTTATGATTCATGAAAAAATTTCATTGGAAGAGTATGGTAACATTGCCAATGATTTTAACCCAGTAAACTACAATCCAGAACAGTGGGTACTTACTGCAAAACAAGCGGGGATGAAGTATATTATCATTACTTCTAAGCATCATGATGGTTTTGCTATGTTTAATTCACCTTCAAACAATTATAATATTGTAGAGCGTACGCCTTATGGTAAAGACCCTATGAAAGCATTAGTTGAAGCATGTCATAAACACAACATGAAATTTGGATTTTATTATTCTTTGGGGCGTGATTGGGAAGACCCAGATGTGGCAACTAATTGGCCTCATAAAGGTGGACGAAGTAATTTAGTAGATTATCCAGATGAAGATAAAAAAGTGTTTAATCATTACTTTGAAAGAAAAGTGAAACCACAAATAAAGGAACTGCTAACTCAATATGGTAAAATTGACGTTATTTGGTTTGATACTCCAGAACTTATTAGTCCTGATGAAAGTAAACAATTACGGGAATTAATATTAAATATCCAGCCTCATTGTATTATTAATAGCCGAATTAAGCATGGGTTTGGTGATTATGAAGTAAAAGAACAAAAAATAAGTGAATACTTAGAAGTAAAACCATGGGAAGCTTGTATTACCATGGGTAAAAATTGGGGGTATATTGAATACGACACTATTTATAAATCTTCAGAGTTAATGACACGTCAATTATTAGAAATAGTAAGTAAGGGTGGTAATTTATTATTAAATAATGGTCCAACAGCTAAAGGCGAAATTACAGAATTAGCTCAAAAACGGTTGAAGCAAATAGGAGATTGGATTCAAAAAAATTCAGAAGGTATTTATGGATCTAAACCATGGAAAGTTCAGGGTGAATATTTAGATGGAGTTAAAAAGCAAGTACATAATGTCAATCTTTCTGAGGAAGAAAAAGCTATGAAGGACAACGCATACGACGCCACTTCAAAAGTTATTTTTCCAGAAGTGAGATTTACAACAAATAAGGGGGCTATCTTTGCTTATGTTTGTAGTGTTAAAGAAAACAGTGTTCAAATAAAAACGTTCTCAACTAAAAGTAAAATTAAAATCAAATCTGTTACTCGATTAGATAATTCAGAAAAAGTAGTTTGGAAACAAACTAAAACGGGTTTACATTTAGATATTCCAGAACATTCTAAGAATGATATTCCAATTACAGGTTTTAAAATAGAAGTCACTCAAAACTTGGAATAG
- a CDS encoding alpha/beta hydrolase: MKYFKLQLLIILLSLAMAAQDRAIIYLWPDAVPGETEEKHPAVISDNVSGGVTRLTDVTNPILTVFLPEKPNNSKAGIIVCPGGGYSILAIDKEGYEVAEWLNDLGYTAFVLEYRVPKKQKGAAQDVQQAIKLIRSKALKFNLDTHQIGLIGFSAGGHLSALASTNYKNSFYKKSDYLSDISPRPDFTMLIYPAYLDKGEGKTIDANFKFDEQVPPFFIFGTADDYYGNSSLVMAQALRNNETSVELHVYNNGGHGYGLRKGNTAAETWPILAEKWLKNITKKH; the protein is encoded by the coding sequence ATGAAGTACTTTAAGCTACAGCTTCTAATTATTTTACTTTCTTTAGCCATGGCAGCTCAAGATCGAGCCATTATTTATTTATGGCCTGATGCTGTGCCAGGAGAAACTGAGGAAAAACATCCTGCTGTTATATCTGACAATGTTTCTGGAGGGGTGACTCGACTAACTGATGTAACAAACCCAATTTTAACAGTTTTTTTACCCGAAAAGCCGAATAATTCCAAAGCAGGAATCATTGTATGTCCAGGGGGTGGTTATAGTATTTTAGCTATTGATAAAGAAGGTTATGAAGTTGCAGAATGGTTAAATGATTTAGGGTACACTGCTTTTGTACTTGAATATCGTGTTCCCAAGAAACAAAAAGGAGCAGCTCAAGATGTACAACAAGCTATTAAATTAATAAGAAGTAAAGCATTAAAATTTAACTTAGACACACATCAAATAGGTCTTATTGGTTTTTCCGCAGGAGGACATTTATCTGCACTGGCTTCAACCAATTATAAAAATAGTTTTTATAAGAAATCAGATTATTTAAGCGATATTTCACCCAGGCCAGATTTTACTATGCTTATCTATCCTGCATATTTGGATAAAGGAGAAGGTAAAACTATAGACGCTAATTTTAAATTTGATGAGCAGGTTCCTCCATTTTTTATTTTTGGAACTGCAGACGACTATTATGGTAATAGTAGCTTAGTCATGGCTCAAGCATTACGTAATAATGAAACGTCAGTAGAATTACATGTTTATAATAATGGCGGCCATGGGTATGGTTTACGAAAAGGAAATACAGCAGCTGAAACTTGGCCAATTTTAGCAGAAAAATGGCTCAAAAATATTACAAAAAAGCATTGA
- a CDS encoding alpha-L-fucosidase, with protein sequence MSFKIKITFVLIITVCFSAFSQLKNKPELNEAFMDMGFGIFIHWSLDSQLGSVISHSMVGASEDYVKRYMEELPKTFYPDKFDPDEWARLFKLTGAEYVVFTTKHHNGFCMWDTKTTDFNIMNTPYGKDITAELFTALRKHGLKVGVYFSPEDFSFLNKQGELISRNSMMSQITENVELLEYDKKQVKELVTNYGQIDVIFFDAFKTGPIVQYVHSLDPNIVVTRGEMKTPEQKIPDGAMPGPWETCMTMGTQWAYKPTNEVYKSGKELINKLIEIRAKGGNFLMNVGPKPNGEIPIEQEERLREIALWMFMNNESVKNVRTLPNVIKEGDLWFTKAKDENTVYVFVPNEQEWFKGKRRLFYTEKLRTTKETEISVLGQNDLVVEYSPNNIPTSRFTQRNHNVEISITRAQRVYNDKIWPNKVVVKLTNIEFVE encoded by the coding sequence ATGTCCTTCAAGATTAAAATCACTTTTGTATTAATTATAACCGTATGTTTTTCGGCATTTTCACAACTTAAAAATAAGCCAGAACTCAATGAAGCATTTATGGATATGGGGTTTGGAATATTTATACATTGGAGTTTGGATTCGCAATTAGGTAGTGTGATTAGTCACTCTATGGTTGGTGCGTCTGAAGATTATGTAAAAAGGTATATGGAAGAACTTCCTAAAACTTTTTATCCAGATAAATTTGACCCAGACGAATGGGCAAGATTATTTAAGTTAACAGGTGCGGAATATGTGGTTTTTACCACCAAACATCATAATGGATTTTGTATGTGGGATACTAAAACAACAGATTTTAATATTATGAATACTCCTTATGGAAAAGATATTACTGCCGAACTTTTTACAGCCTTGCGTAAGCATGGTTTAAAAGTAGGAGTCTATTTTTCGCCAGAGGATTTTAGTTTTTTAAACAAACAAGGCGAACTCATTTCACGAAATAGTATGATGAGTCAAATCACAGAAAATGTTGAATTATTAGAATATGATAAAAAACAGGTTAAAGAACTAGTTACTAATTATGGACAAATAGATGTTATCTTTTTTGATGCGTTTAAAACAGGACCTATCGTTCAATATGTACATTCATTAGATCCAAATATCGTTGTTACACGTGGTGAAATGAAAACTCCAGAGCAAAAAATACCTGATGGAGCAATGCCTGGCCCTTGGGAAACGTGTATGACAATGGGTACACAATGGGCTTATAAGCCAACAAATGAAGTTTATAAAAGTGGTAAAGAACTTATTAATAAATTGATTGAAATACGCGCTAAAGGCGGTAATTTTTTAATGAATGTTGGGCCTAAACCTAATGGAGAAATACCAATAGAACAAGAGGAACGTTTGAGAGAAATAGCGCTTTGGATGTTTATGAACAATGAATCTGTTAAAAACGTACGAACTCTACCTAACGTAATAAAAGAAGGAGATTTATGGTTTACTAAAGCTAAAGATGAAAATACAGTTTATGTTTTTGTTCCTAATGAACAAGAATGGTTTAAAGGCAAGAGAAGACTATTTTATACGGAAAAATTGAGAACAACAAAAGAAACGGAAATTTCTGTTTTAGGACAAAATGATTTGGTTGTAGAATATTCGCCAAATAACATCCCAACATCTCGCTTTACGCAGCGCAATCACAATGTAGAAATCTCAATTACAAGAGCACAAAGGGTTTACAACGATAAAATTTGGCCAAATAAAGTGGTAGTTAAGTTAACCAATATTGAATTTGTAGAATAA
- a CDS encoding DUF3157 family protein, with translation MKICILVFICLISIIGFSQNNYIVKTDDGRRVLLKADYTWEYIDVETSKSNTIAKEISIPEENDSCILSDDFVEPQLNKKIQAQLKKGRATIDHVKAKVAKEYNCSVEDVLLTSVLEQKSKATYYFCVKGKEVAYKRVGNSIIEKKKLF, from the coding sequence ATGAAAATATGCATTTTGGTTTTTATATGCCTTATTTCAATCATTGGTTTTTCACAAAATAATTATATTGTAAAAACAGATGATGGGCGTCGTGTATTATTAAAAGCAGATTATACTTGGGAATATATTGATGTAGAAACTTCTAAATCAAATACCATTGCAAAAGAAATTTCTATACCAGAGGAAAACGATAGTTGTATTCTGTCAGATGATTTTGTTGAGCCTCAGCTGAACAAAAAGATACAAGCTCAATTAAAAAAAGGACGTGCAACGATAGACCACGTAAAAGCAAAAGTTGCTAAAGAATACAATTGTAGTGTTGAAGATGTTTTGCTAACATCTGTTTTGGAGCAAAAATCCAAAGCAACATATTATTTTTGTGTAAAAGGAAAAGAAGTGGCGTATAAGCGTGTTGGCAATAGTATTATAGAAAAGAAGAAGCTTTTTTAA
- a CDS encoding hybrid sensor histidine kinase/response regulator transcription factor produces the protein MTYRFIISLYIALFFLNSYSQSIKFEHYNANGGLSHNSVRQIVQDKNGFLWIGTFSGLNRFDGYEFKSYLSSAEGHNKINNDDITALKLDQESNHLWIGTRKGLSLLKLNTYEFTTFLTDPNNSNSLPDEEIRSVYVDKHNRIWVGTKDKGLYLFHLKEERFEKINLPGFNYIKEIFEDSLGNIWIGSYNTAALAKINLNSAGSIKQVTNYSLNIPNSTDINPYINFIYEDGKKDIFIGTRTGLYKLNKSTNEFINLYIEDDETRDALGPYFVSVAQAPDGKYWVGTLGGLLVCNRLEDISIGKFVNHYSILTDQTSLVDNLVSALYFDTSGILWIGTEDGLDKYDPFENQFNINKDISQFIGNQAPRIRGFAKTYDKKIIVATRHNGLFISDNNNFIPLYNNQKDIASIYSIDGKTFYCGLWNGKLLIYDYDINQSKEIDVGFTQFPISAFENLGNNKLMIGTFGEGALIFNTENTKNKLSNKKLLGSSNINKIIKDSSNNVWFATEAGVIKYKLETDTFVTYASPINGSVGLPHYNVSDIIFDKNGKLWAATRTGLSYFDNHKDDFLPLNKPEELAGKWVTDMLLDFNGDLWLNINNNSVARLKVDGSGYNIYHVNSGNRLDYFSSKGFYNRGKSNIYLGGKNTIIYFSPYTIQENEQSPKPIITEIKIQNETLFPGKEINNEIPLKQDINLTKSLTLNYNNRNFSFQFSSPSYSNERINKFEYQLEGFDDDWIQASSNSRTVQYTNLYPDDYVFKIKSSNSDGHWSDVVSYNIKIKRPFWLTYQALFLFLLLISLIFYLIRREIKNRIRLKQELVTEKVNRERDIKLNNEKLRFFTNISHELRTPLTLILGPVKQLLEESKEQSNDYQKSRYNLIHQNASRLLNLVNQVLDFRKAQTGELKLKVSKTDILLYTKNTFDSFKEFAYNKNIQLSFNTEDESLFGWIDKDKYDKILYNLLSNAIKFTNKFGHVDLYVGLKNEDDGYLIMEVSDDGIGIPFKSQEKIFTRFYQATNSKENNTGSGIGLSLVKSLVELHKGSIKVQSTPKKGSVFTVKIPIKQRFYSKKEIFEIITSKDDQSLIAPIPIKKTTSNTEIKEKILVIEDNLELRKYLIDYLSNYYKVYEAENGKEGLQLCRQIKPILCVADIMMPVMDGLQFCKELKNDEFISHIPVILLTALSENEDKVKGYDVGADGYLVKPFDPSLLKSRIVNIIKARLELKSKFSVDAESEIDLLTHSPVDKTLMEKISKLIEKNLSNSNLTTSFLCDELGMSSSKLYRKIKELTDLAPNEFIRTIRLKKSVQLLKSKKYNVSEVTDLIGFNDPLYFSRCFKKQFGYPPSKLLK, from the coding sequence ATGACGTACCGCTTCATTATATCGTTGTACATCGCATTGTTCTTTTTAAACTCATATTCACAGAGTATTAAATTTGAACATTATAATGCAAACGGTGGTTTATCTCATAATTCAGTTCGTCAAATTGTTCAAGACAAAAATGGGTTTTTGTGGATAGGTACCTTTTCTGGTTTAAATAGGTTTGATGGTTATGAATTTAAATCGTATTTAAGTTCTGCTGAGGGCCATAATAAAATTAATAATGATGACATAACTGCCTTAAAATTAGATCAAGAATCAAATCACCTTTGGATTGGCACCAGAAAAGGGTTATCGTTATTAAAATTAAATACTTATGAGTTTACTACATTTTTAACAGATCCTAATAATTCTAATAGTTTACCAGACGAAGAAATACGTTCTGTGTATGTAGATAAGCATAACCGTATATGGGTTGGTACAAAAGATAAAGGTCTTTACCTGTTTCATTTAAAGGAAGAACGATTTGAAAAAATAAATCTGCCTGGTTTTAATTATATAAAGGAAATTTTTGAAGATTCTTTAGGTAATATATGGATAGGGAGTTATAATACGGCAGCTTTAGCGAAAATAAATTTAAATTCTGCTGGAAGTATAAAACAAGTAACGAATTATTCACTTAATATTCCTAATTCCACCGATATAAACCCATATATAAATTTTATTTATGAAGATGGCAAAAAAGATATTTTTATTGGAACGAGAACAGGCTTATATAAATTAAATAAATCTACCAATGAGTTTATAAATCTTTACATTGAAGATGATGAAACAAGAGATGCTTTAGGTCCTTATTTTGTGTCTGTAGCACAAGCACCAGATGGTAAATATTGGGTTGGCACTCTGGGAGGTCTTCTTGTATGCAATCGCTTAGAAGATATAAGTATAGGAAAGTTTGTTAATCATTACTCTATTTTAACAGACCAAACCTCTTTAGTTGACAATTTAGTGTCTGCCTTATATTTTGATACTTCAGGTATACTATGGATAGGAACCGAAGATGGATTAGATAAATATGATCCCTTTGAAAACCAATTTAACATTAATAAGGATATTTCCCAATTTATAGGTAATCAAGCACCCAGAATCCGTGGATTTGCAAAAACTTATGATAAAAAAATAATTGTTGCCACTCGTCATAATGGTCTTTTTATTTCAGACAATAACAACTTTATACCTCTTTATAACAATCAAAAAGACATAGCTAGTATCTATTCTATAGACGGAAAAACGTTTTATTGTGGGTTGTGGAATGGAAAATTATTAATTTATGATTATGACATAAATCAATCTAAAGAAATAGATGTTGGTTTTACTCAATTCCCAATATCAGCCTTCGAAAATTTAGGTAACAATAAGCTAATGATTGGAACATTTGGTGAAGGTGCCTTAATATTTAATACAGAAAACACAAAAAATAAATTATCTAACAAAAAATTACTTGGCTCAAGCAATATTAATAAAATTATTAAGGATAGTTCGAATAATGTTTGGTTTGCTACAGAAGCTGGCGTCATAAAATATAAATTGGAAACAGACACATTTGTTACATACGCCTCACCTATTAATGGAAGCGTTGGTTTACCTCATTATAATGTTAGTGATATTATTTTTGATAAAAATGGAAAACTTTGGGCTGCCACTAGAACTGGGTTAAGTTATTTTGATAACCATAAAGACGATTTTTTACCTTTAAATAAACCAGAAGAATTAGCAGGAAAATGGGTTACAGATATGCTTCTTGATTTTAATGGCGATTTATGGTTAAATATAAATAATAATAGTGTTGCTCGGCTAAAAGTAGATGGTAGTGGTTATAATATTTATCATGTAAATAGTGGAAATAGGTTAGACTACTTTAGTTCTAAAGGATTTTATAATCGAGGAAAATCAAATATTTATTTAGGTGGTAAAAATACGATTATATATTTTTCACCTTATACCATACAAGAAAACGAACAATCACCTAAACCTATCATTACTGAAATTAAAATTCAAAATGAAACCTTATTCCCTGGAAAAGAAATCAATAATGAAATACCATTAAAACAAGACATAAATTTAACTAAAAGCTTAACACTTAATTACAATAACAGGAATTTTTCATTTCAATTTTCTTCACCATCTTATTCTAATGAGCGTATAAATAAATTTGAATATCAATTAGAAGGTTTTGATGATGATTGGATACAAGCCAGCAGTAATTCCAGAACGGTTCAGTACACGAACTTATACCCTGATGATTATGTGTTTAAAATAAAATCAAGTAATAGCGATGGACATTGGAGCGATGTGGTTTCATACAATATAAAAATTAAACGTCCGTTTTGGTTGACATATCAGGCACTTTTTCTTTTTTTATTATTGATATCATTAATCTTTTATTTAATTAGACGTGAGATTAAAAATCGAATTCGCCTTAAACAAGAATTAGTAACAGAAAAAGTAAACAGAGAGCGCGATATTAAATTAAACAATGAAAAATTAAGGTTTTTTACGAATATTTCTCACGAGTTAAGAACGCCTTTAACTCTTATTTTAGGTCCTGTAAAACAGCTTCTTGAAGAAAGTAAAGAACAGAGTAACGATTACCAAAAAAGTAGATATAATCTTATACATCAAAATGCGAGTAGGTTACTAAATTTAGTAAATCAAGTACTTGATTTTAGAAAAGCACAAACAGGTGAGCTTAAGCTTAAAGTCTCTAAAACAGATATTTTACTATATACCAAAAATACATTTGATTCTTTTAAGGAGTTTGCTTATAATAAAAATATTCAGTTAAGTTTTAACACTGAAGACGAATCGCTTTTTGGTTGGATTGATAAAGATAAATATGATAAAATTCTTTACAATTTATTGTCTAATGCCATAAAATTTACTAATAAATTTGGGCATGTAGATTTGTATGTAGGCTTAAAAAATGAAGATGATGGCTATTTAATAATGGAGGTAAGTGATGATGGTATAGGGATTCCTTTTAAAAGTCAAGAAAAAATATTTACACGATTTTATCAAGCAACAAATAGTAAAGAAAACAACACAGGGTCAGGTATTGGTTTGTCTTTGGTTAAATCTTTAGTAGAACTTCATAAAGGTAGTATTAAAGTACAAAGTACACCTAAAAAAGGCAGTGTGTTTACTGTTAAAATCCCTATAAAACAAAGGTTTTATAGCAAAAAAGAAATCTTTGAAATTATTACAAGTAAAGATGATCAATCGCTAATTGCTCCTATTCCTATTAAAAAAACAACAAGCAATACAGAGATTAAAGAAAAAATATTGGTTATAGAAGACAATCTGGAACTTCGAAAATATTTAATTGATTACCTCTCCAATTACTACAAAGTCTATGAAGCTGAAAATGGTAAAGAAGGGCTTCAACTTTGCAGACAAATAAAACCTATTTTATGTGTAGCTGACATTATGATGCCTGTTATGGATGGTCTTCAGTTTTGTAAGGAATTGAAAAATGACGAATTTATAAGTCATATTCCCGTTATTTTATTAACTGCACTTTCTGAAAATGAAGACAAGGTAAAAGGTTATGATGTTGGAGCAGATGGCTATTTGGTAAAACCTTTTGATCCCTCCTTGCTAAAATCAAGAATTGTAAATATTATTAAAGCACGACTAGAATTAAAATCTAAGTTTTCTGTTGATGCTGAAAGCGAAATCGATTTGCTTACACATTCGCCAGTAGATAAAACACTGATGGAAAAAATATCAAAACTTATTGAAAAAAACCTTAGTAATTCAAATTTAACAACCAGTTTTTTGTGTGATGAATTAGGCATGAGTTCTTCAAAACTTTATAGAAAAATTAAAGAATTGACAGATTTGGCTCCTAACGAATTTATTAGAACAATTAGGTTAAAAAAATCGGTTCAGTTACTTAAATCTAAAAAATATAATGTATCAGAAGTTACAGATTTAATTGGCTTTAATGACCCCTTATATTTTAGCCGCTGTTTTAAAAAGCAATTTGGCTATCCTCCTAGTAAACTTTTAAAATAG
- a CDS encoding DUF2975 domain-containing protein — MKKNTNVLVVFTWVILVYLVSILLNDLSEFNLSQFENFQNWTKIADKKTNGFLSRKIIEWSYYIICAGLFFWKGYLIYGFSYFLPILKEVENGYYFSDKIIKYFKKIGDIFISYTIGVLILKVFLVVIEKSVFNLFNELKSEFTFLIPVGFAFYILAEIFKQAKDVKAENDLTI; from the coding sequence ATGAAAAAAAACACGAATGTTTTAGTCGTTTTCACTTGGGTGATTTTGGTTTATTTAGTATCTATATTACTTAATGATTTAAGTGAATTTAATTTGAGTCAATTTGAAAATTTCCAAAATTGGACAAAAATAGCTGATAAAAAAACCAATGGGTTTCTTTCAAGAAAAATAATTGAGTGGAGTTATTATATTATTTGTGCAGGTTTGTTTTTTTGGAAAGGATATCTTATTTATGGGTTTTCTTATTTCTTACCTATTCTTAAAGAAGTTGAAAACGGATATTATTTTAGTGACAAAATTATTAAATATTTTAAAAAAATTGGAGATATTTTTATTTCATACACTATCGGTGTTTTGATTTTAAAAGTTTTTTTGGTAGTCATTGAAAAGTCTGTATTTAACCTTTTTAACGAGCTTAAATCAGAGTTTACATTTTTAATCCCAGTGGGATTCGCATTTTATATTTTAGCAGAAATATTTAAACAAGCAAAGGACGTTAAAGCAGAAAACGATTTAACCATATAA
- a CDS encoding helix-turn-helix domain-containing protein, with amino-acid sequence MPIHVNLDIILTKRNMKSKALAEIIGITEANLSILKSGKAKAVRFSTLEAICKALNCQPSDILEYVEE; translated from the coding sequence ATGCCAATACATGTAAATTTAGACATTATCTTAACCAAACGAAATATGAAAAGTAAAGCGTTGGCAGAAATCATTGGTATTACTGAAGCTAATTTATCCATATTAAAATCTGGCAAAGCCAAAGCAGTACGTTTTTCAACTTTAGAAGCTATTTGTAAAGCATTAAACTGTCAACCATCCGATATTTTGGAGTATGTTGAGGAATAA
- a CDS encoding alpha-L-fucosidase codes for MKIQSKYAVLVLMLITFSSSFGQLRNTPAQVEDFMDMGFGIFIHWSLDSQLGSVISHSMVGASEDYVKRYMEELPKTFYPDKFDPDEWARLFKLTGAEYVVFTTKHHNGFCMWDTKTTDFNIMNTPYSKDITGMLAKSLRKYGMKVGFYFSPEDFSVMHKQGHVISRKGKMAGVDENSELLAYDKKQIAELIDNYKPDIMFFDSFKKADIVQFVHKKDPNIMVTRGEIQTPEQKIPNTAIPGPWETCMTMGTQWAYKPTNEVYKSGKELINKLIEIRAKGGNFLMNVGPKPNGEIPIEQEERLREIALWMFVNHEGVKNVRSVPGLIKDGDIWFTKAKNENTAYVFITNQQHWFKGFRRNFLLKNIKSTKNTEVSVLGQNDLVVEYWPENNPKTTFTQHKDRLEISVSKAHRLYNDKIWPNAIVVKVTNVEFTEN; via the coding sequence ATGAAAATACAAAGTAAATACGCCGTTTTAGTTTTAATGTTAATTACATTTTCTTCTTCGTTTGGACAACTAAGAAATACCCCCGCACAAGTAGAAGATTTTATGGATATGGGGTTTGGAATATTTATACATTGGAGTTTGGATTCGCAATTAGGTAGTGTGATTAGTCACTCTATGGTTGGTGCGTCTGAAGATTATGTAAAAAGGTATATGGAAGAACTTCCTAAAACTTTTTATCCAGATAAATTTGACCCAGACGAATGGGCAAGATTATTTAAGTTAACAGGTGCGGAATATGTGGTTTTTACCACCAAACATCATAATGGATTTTGTATGTGGGATACTAAAACAACAGATTTTAATATTATGAATACGCCCTATTCAAAAGATATAACAGGGATGTTAGCAAAGTCATTAAGAAAGTATGGGATGAAAGTAGGGTTCTATTTTTCGCCAGAGGATTTTAGTGTAATGCATAAACAAGGACATGTTATTTCTCGTAAGGGTAAAATGGCTGGTGTAGATGAAAATTCAGAACTTTTGGCCTACGATAAAAAACAAATAGCAGAATTAATTGATAATTACAAACCAGATATCATGTTTTTTGATTCGTTTAAAAAAGCAGATATCGTTCAATTTGTACATAAAAAAGATCCTAACATTATGGTTACTAGGGGTGAAATTCAAACTCCAGAACAAAAAATACCTAATACAGCAATTCCTGGTCCTTGGGAAACGTGTATGACTATGGGTACACAATGGGCTTATAAGCCAACAAATGAAGTTTATAAAAGTGGCAAAGAACTTATTAATAAATTAATTGAAATACGCGCTAAAGGTGGTAATTTTTTAATGAATGTAGGGCCAAAACCTAATGGGGAAATACCAATTGAACAAGAAGAACGTTTACGCGAAATAGCACTTTGGATGTTTGTAAATCATGAAGGTGTAAAGAATGTAAGATCTGTTCCTGGCCTTATTAAAGATGGAGATATATGGTTTACCAAAGCCAAAAATGAAAATACCGCTTATGTTTTTATTACAAACCAACAACATTGGTTTAAAGGTTTTAGAAGAAACTTTTTATTAAAAAATATAAAATCTACAAAAAATACTGAAGTATCTGTATTGGGTCAAAACGATTTGGTAGTAGAATATTGGCCAGAAAATAACCCAAAAACTACTTTTACTCAGCATAAAGACCGTTTAGAAATATCAGTAAGTAAGGCCCACAGACTTTATAATGATAAAATATGGCCAAATGCTATAGTGGTTAAAGTTACAAATGTTGAATTTACTGAAAACTAA